From one Flavobacterium sp. N502536 genomic stretch:
- a CDS encoding VOC family protein has translation MVKFGYTILYVEEVEKSVSFYENAFGFSRKFVTPEGDYGELSTGETTISFASKNLAAQNLKEGFIESKPEHKPFAIELGFVTDDVEELVTKATSSGAQLVKEPTQKPWGQTVAYVRDLDGFLIEICTPMQ, from the coding sequence ATGGTAAAGTTTGGATATACAATTTTATATGTCGAAGAAGTAGAAAAGTCCGTGTCGTTTTATGAAAATGCATTTGGATTTTCAAGAAAATTTGTAACTCCGGAGGGGGATTATGGCGAACTGAGTACAGGCGAAACCACAATTTCGTTTGCTTCAAAAAACTTAGCAGCCCAAAATCTGAAAGAGGGTTTTATCGAAAGCAAGCCGGAGCATAAACCTTTTGCTATTGAATTGGGTTTTGTAACCGATGACGTAGAAGAATTGGTGACGAAAGCAACTTCTTCAGGGGCTCAGTTAGTAAAAGAGCCAACCCAAAAACCATGGGGGCAAACAGTCGCTTATGTGCGTGACCTGGATGGGTTTTTGATTGAGATTTGTACTCCGATGCAATAA
- a CDS encoding acyl-CoA thioesterase, whose amino-acid sequence MTADFKPVSSSKISISELMLPSHTNFSGKIHGGYILQLLDQIAFASASKFSGNYCVTASVDTVNFLKPIEVGELVTMKASVNYVGRSSMIVGIRVEAENIQTGAIKHCNSSYFTMVAKDKEGKSVPVPGLILSNLEEVRRFRKCIKQIEAKKEVEEHARMTDVNSIEDLASLDQYNVLLEIH is encoded by the coding sequence ATGACTGCAGATTTTAAACCCGTTTCTTCATCGAAAATAAGTATTTCAGAGTTAATGCTGCCTTCGCATACCAATTTTAGTGGAAAAATCCACGGAGGGTATATTTTGCAGCTATTAGATCAGATTGCCTTTGCGTCTGCTTCAAAGTTTAGCGGTAATTATTGTGTAACCGCTTCTGTTGATACCGTAAACTTCCTGAAACCAATTGAGGTTGGCGAATTGGTTACCATGAAAGCATCCGTAAATTATGTTGGAAGAAGTTCGATGATTGTTGGGATTCGCGTGGAAGCCGAAAACATTCAGACCGGAGCCATCAAACATTGCAATTCGTCTTATTTTACAATGGTGGCCAAAGACAAAGAAGGAAAAAGTGTGCCTGTTCCGGGACTGATACTGTCCAATTTAGAAGAGGTGCGACGTTTTAGAAAATGCATCAAACAAATTGAAGCTAAAAAAGAAGTAGAAGAACACGCGAGAATGACTGACGTTAATTCTATCGAAGATCTGGCAAGCTTAGACCAGTATAATGTGCTTTTAGAGATTCACTAG
- a CDS encoding tRNA (cytidine(34)-2'-O)-methyltransferase codes for MLNIVLVEPEIPNNTGNIGRLCVGTESRLHLIHPFGFVINDKNLKRSGLDYWVHLEVTEYQNIEEWIQQIPDQSRVFLMSSHAEKSYLETEFQDGDWLVFGKESVGLSKEVLARFENHLTIPMSKLIRSFNIANSVAFVVGEAKRQIALKNI; via the coding sequence ATGCTAAACATAGTTCTTGTAGAACCTGAAATCCCAAATAACACCGGAAACATTGGACGTTTGTGCGTTGGTACAGAAAGCAGGTTACATTTGATTCACCCATTCGGATTTGTGATCAACGATAAAAACCTGAAGCGTTCGGGACTGGATTACTGGGTGCATCTTGAGGTTACGGAATACCAAAATATTGAAGAGTGGATTCAGCAGATTCCGGATCAGTCGCGTGTTTTCCTGATGAGTTCTCATGCCGAAAAATCATATCTGGAAACAGAGTTTCAGGATGGAGACTGGTTGGTATTTGGTAAAGAGAGTGTTGGTTTGAGCAAAGAGGTCTTAGCACGTTTTGAGAATCACCTGACGATTCCGATGTCAAAATTAATCCGAAGTTTCAACATTGCCAATTCTGTGGCTTTTGTGGTTGGAGAAGCAAAAAGACAAATTGCATTAAAGAATATTTAA
- a CDS encoding protease complex subunit PrcB family protein, translated as MKKLMLSLFIAFGFSACSLNNEDMNVACGESEDLAFTGIPLLCNYSVKSLPTNPVAFLAGSEERLNAYFTKKENTCPNATIIPIDFTKDMLVGIFAGLKPTNGYQIKITTIVQNKCEVLINYYEKSPEVGEVVAPGATYPSDFILIPKTIKTILFNKVAENRDAVIVGSFSGQCTGADCQKFYQINDFNIQKFLNVKAGAYDFNQYRYTATTKKGDYTAFLKTVPAEILALKGQTKTYGSPDAADQGGVYFELRQGITVTKVFIDNNDTADQSAEVKAFKKVIKDKIAAQK; from the coding sequence ATGAAAAAATTAATGTTGAGCTTGTTTATAGCTTTTGGATTCAGTGCCTGCTCCCTAAATAATGAAGATATGAATGTAGCTTGTGGAGAAAGTGAAGACTTAGCTTTTACCGGAATTCCACTTTTGTGCAACTATAGTGTTAAATCTTTACCTACCAATCCTGTCGCATTTTTAGCCGGCTCTGAAGAAAGACTGAATGCTTACTTCACCAAAAAAGAAAATACATGTCCAAATGCTACGATTATACCTATCGATTTTACTAAAGATATGCTCGTTGGTATTTTTGCAGGACTTAAACCTACAAACGGTTATCAAATTAAAATAACCACGATTGTGCAAAACAAATGTGAAGTTTTAATCAACTATTACGAAAAATCACCTGAAGTGGGCGAAGTTGTTGCTCCGGGAGCTACCTATCCATCAGATTTTATTCTGATCCCAAAAACAATCAAAACCATCCTGTTTAATAAAGTAGCCGAAAATCGCGATGCTGTCATCGTTGGGAGCTTTAGCGGTCAATGTACGGGTGCAGACTGTCAAAAATTTTATCAGATCAACGATTTTAATATTCAGAAGTTTCTAAACGTTAAAGCCGGTGCTTACGATTTTAATCAATACCGATACACTGCCACGACTAAAAAAGGAGATTATACGGCATTCTTGAAAACGGTACCAGCTGAGATTTTAGCCTTAAAAGGACAAACTAAAACCTATGGTTCTCCGGACGCTGCAGATCAGGGAGGTGTTTATTTTGAACTTCGTCAGGGTATAACTGTTACGAAAGTTTTTATTGACAACAACGATACAGCCGATCAAAGCGCTGAAGTAAAGGCTTTCAAAAAAGTGATTAAGGATAAAATTGCAGCTCAAAAATAA
- a CDS encoding RNA polymerase sigma factor yields MKDDLEKYIRLCIKNDREGQLKIYQLFSPVLYGICLKYMKNEDDAKDVFQEAFVIVFQKIGQYKFEGSFEGWLKRIFINKLIESLNKKKKESFFLDVFDPDTDFVEEEELDIAPVEQEKLLEYIRDLPDQYRTVFNLYVFEKLKHKEIAELLKISEGTSKSNLNRAKHILQKKILSIKNFKIA; encoded by the coding sequence TTGAAAGACGATTTAGAAAAATACATACGGCTGTGCATCAAAAATGACAGAGAGGGACAACTGAAAATCTATCAGTTGTTCTCTCCTGTTTTATATGGTATTTGCCTAAAGTATATGAAAAACGAAGACGATGCCAAAGATGTATTTCAGGAGGCTTTTGTCATTGTATTTCAAAAAATCGGCCAATATAAATTTGAAGGAAGCTTTGAAGGCTGGCTAAAACGTATTTTCATTAATAAGCTGATTGAAAGCCTGAACAAGAAGAAAAAAGAAAGTTTCTTTTTGGATGTTTTTGATCCGGACACCGATTTTGTTGAAGAGGAGGAATTAGATATTGCTCCGGTTGAACAGGAAAAACTGCTGGAATACATTCGGGATTTACCCGATCAGTACCGTACCGTTTTCAACCTGTATGTTTTTGAAAAACTAAAGCATAAAGAAATAGCCGAACTTTTAAAAATCTCTGAAGGAACATCAAAGTCAAATTTAAACCGTGCCAAGCACATTTTGCAAAAAAAAATACTGAGCATAAAAAATTTTAAAATAGCATGA
- a CDS encoding ABC transporter ATP-binding protein, which produces MTTILKTTNLSIGYKSKKGVVTIAENLNLSLTSGKLISLIGANGIGKSTLLRTITGIQHPLSGQVFLNDKNISSYRPLALAQNLSLVLTEKLPPSNLSVFELVALGRQPYTNWIGTLSETDIEKVHEALQLTQIEHLAQKKHFEISDGQLQKVLIARALAQDTPLIILDEPTTHLDLLHKVSLFKLLKKLTEETQKCILFSTHDIDLAIQLSDEMIIMTSELVVQDAPCNLISKGSFETLFKDEHIVFDAEKGKFVIA; this is translated from the coding sequence ATGACTACTATTTTAAAGACCACAAACCTTAGTATCGGCTACAAGTCGAAGAAAGGAGTTGTGACCATTGCTGAAAATTTAAATTTGAGTTTAACTTCGGGGAAACTTATTTCGCTAATTGGAGCAAACGGAATTGGGAAATCGACTTTGCTTCGAACGATTACCGGAATTCAGCATCCGCTAAGTGGACAAGTTTTTTTGAATGATAAAAATATAAGCAGCTACAGACCTTTAGCGTTAGCCCAAAATTTAAGTTTGGTTTTAACCGAAAAACTACCACCGAGTAATTTATCGGTTTTCGAATTAGTGGCTTTGGGACGTCAGCCTTACACCAACTGGATTGGTACTTTAAGTGAGACGGATATCGAGAAAGTGCACGAAGCTTTGCAGTTAACTCAAATCGAGCATCTGGCTCAGAAAAAGCATTTCGAAATTAGTGACGGACAATTGCAGAAGGTTTTAATCGCAAGGGCACTCGCGCAGGATACTCCGCTGATTATTCTGGACGAACCCACAACACATCTTGATTTGCTGCACAAAGTTTCGTTATTCAAACTGCTTAAGAAACTGACAGAGGAAACGCAAAAATGTATTTTATTTTCGACCCATGATATCGATTTGGCGATTCAGTTAAGCGATGAAATGATTATTATGACTTCGGAATTAGTGGTACAGGACGCGCCCTGTAATTTAATTTCCAAAGGAAGTTTTGAAACCTTATTCAAGGATGAACATATTGTTTTTGATGCCGAAAAAGGAAAGTTTGTGATTGCTTAG
- a CDS encoding T9SS-dependent choice-of-anchor J family protein — MKNNYSVRHLMAFLSFFCWSGNLFAQTMPTPQSITPEFVQNFSTLAAGSTTYPPGFQGWTANAGAPGTSYNTALTATNQNLRASSTANTNSGGVHNYNGKIGFLDTNSLDAAIGFAFVATNSKNIQVKYDAMVIRNPYNGTTNLCIYEMALQYRIGTTGPFITLPETAYLSDKTVPLDVNKTEPINSTTIKTNLPATCNNQPIVQIRWIAKQNVGGGARPSFAIDDLDIREDIVAPVSAVGYPKASNILSESFDFSDKLDEVGKTYYVLVPGGSAAPTAAQIKAGQDANSAAALQSGFLDVTNITQVYTKTFSGLTLDTDYTVYSVTEDIFGNLLATPAKVDASILSAPVPSMVTTVSALDFGFSETGFNSDNFNYQIQGTNITTDVTVTATGKFTVSKDGTAFGTSVVYAASDFASGATPTVYARFTPDALGSFSGQIENKNLGAATKTVALSGTGIDPYTQGFNDANVLSNSGWTQYNVAGTANKWITTTVARNINSGTGAVIMNGYSDNGPSKDWLISPKLRLDNTAKFDKTILLSYYSRKFYAGTDLKLMVSTDYDGKSNPENATWTVLDGKFPTTTGTYAQSQYIKLEGYKTDHTYLAWVYETTAGGANNAAEWSFDDFAITNETGYIDANPVLDFGDVNLSEVSGAQAFSIKAEGHGDITLTAPADYQLSLDNTLFQSTIVVNAADAAASKKIYARFVPSVKALTISGALTVSGTALNKQIGSFTGSSIPKADTFDIVTYNLEFFGTDVKDKTNKEFGPTDDALQIENVAKVMNKLNADVYVVQEVSDEPALDALVQKISVNGKTFDKVISPSWSYSFKPLDPNFPPQKLVVIYNTQTATVKNTRVMFKDLYDQIRAKTVTLNSYPSPDGDDGDFFSSGRLPYMVQIETNIGGVKKLLNLVDLHARANSGSDMNKYNMRKYDAKVLKDSLDTYYANSNLIILGDYNDDVDESVISPNPSTYKVFVDDVTNYTPLTLEISKAGAYSYLSSNGFLDHIMISNELNDQYIKNSTAVYDPRNDIANYTNTTSDHGPVIARFELKPTLSVIDFETKNGYFVQAYPNPTTDVVNVVVKTATDKKLKLKFYDLSGHLLGNPVEINATQDLSTTAVPVSYLQSGIYFYTLTENNKVVYKGKIIKK, encoded by the coding sequence ATGAAAAACAACTACTCTGTACGCCATCTCATGGCTTTTTTAAGTTTTTTTTGTTGGTCTGGGAATCTTTTTGCCCAAACCATGCCTACCCCTCAATCTATAACGCCTGAATTTGTACAAAATTTTAGTACATTAGCGGCAGGATCAACAACTTATCCACCAGGTTTTCAGGGTTGGACTGCTAATGCTGGTGCCCCGGGGACAAGCTATAATACAGCCTTAACCGCGACTAACCAAAATCTTCGAGCCAGTAGTACTGCAAACACTAATTCAGGAGGTGTTCACAATTATAACGGGAAGATTGGCTTCTTGGATACAAACAGTTTAGATGCAGCAATAGGTTTTGCGTTTGTAGCTACCAACAGTAAAAATATCCAGGTGAAATATGATGCCATGGTCATTCGTAATCCTTATAACGGAACGACTAATCTTTGTATTTATGAAATGGCACTGCAATACAGAATAGGAACCACAGGGCCTTTTATCACCTTACCGGAAACGGCTTATTTAAGTGACAAGACGGTTCCATTAGATGTAAATAAGACTGAACCAATTAATAGTACCACAATTAAAACTAATTTACCTGCTACCTGTAACAATCAACCAATTGTTCAGATTAGATGGATCGCTAAACAGAATGTTGGTGGAGGAGCACGTCCTTCATTTGCGATTGATGATTTAGATATTAGAGAAGATATTGTTGCACCAGTAAGCGCAGTTGGCTACCCAAAAGCAAGCAATATCTTATCGGAAAGTTTTGATTTCTCTGATAAATTAGATGAGGTAGGAAAAACGTATTATGTTTTAGTACCGGGAGGAAGTGCAGCACCAACAGCCGCACAAATAAAAGCGGGTCAGGATGCTAATAGTGCTGCCGCTTTGCAATCAGGATTTTTAGATGTTACGAATATTACTCAGGTATACACTAAAACTTTTTCAGGGTTAACACTGGATACCGATTATACGGTTTACTCTGTTACCGAAGATATTTTTGGAAATTTATTGGCTACTCCTGCCAAAGTTGATGCTTCAATTTTAAGTGCACCAGTTCCTTCTATGGTAACAACGGTTTCTGCTTTAGATTTTGGATTTTCAGAAACAGGCTTTAACTCAGATAATTTTAATTATCAGATTCAGGGAACCAACATCACAACCGATGTTACTGTAACGGCTACCGGAAAATTTACCGTTTCGAAAGACGGAACTGCGTTTGGAACTTCAGTTGTTTATGCTGCGTCTGACTTTGCTTCAGGAGCAACACCAACTGTTTACGCCAGATTTACGCCAGATGCTCTTGGAAGTTTTTCAGGACAAATTGAAAATAAGAATCTTGGAGCAGCAACTAAAACAGTAGCGCTTAGTGGAACAGGAATTGATCCTTACACACAAGGTTTTAACGATGCAAATGTTTTAAGCAATAGCGGATGGACACAGTATAATGTTGCCGGTACTGCAAATAAATGGATTACAACAACTGTGGCCAGAAATATAAATTCGGGAACAGGAGCAGTAATCATGAACGGTTATAGCGATAACGGACCGAGTAAAGATTGGTTGATTTCTCCAAAATTACGTCTGGACAATACAGCCAAATTTGATAAAACGATCCTGCTTTCTTATTATTCCCGTAAATTTTATGCAGGTACCGATTTGAAATTAATGGTTTCTACCGATTACGATGGAAAGAGTAATCCGGAAAATGCGACCTGGACGGTACTTGATGGAAAATTCCCTACTACAACAGGAACTTATGCTCAATCGCAATACATTAAATTAGAAGGTTACAAAACAGACCATACTTATTTGGCATGGGTTTATGAAACTACTGCCGGAGGAGCAAACAATGCGGCTGAATGGTCGTTTGATGATTTTGCTATTACCAATGAGACTGGTTATATAGATGCAAACCCTGTTTTAGATTTTGGAGATGTAAATTTAAGCGAAGTTTCGGGAGCTCAGGCTTTTTCAATTAAAGCAGAAGGGCATGGAGATATTACGCTTACAGCTCCTGCAGATTATCAATTGTCTTTAGATAATACTTTATTTCAATCGACTATTGTAGTTAATGCAGCCGATGCCGCAGCATCTAAAAAGATTTACGCAAGGTTTGTGCCATCTGTAAAAGCACTAACGATCTCAGGTGCTTTAACCGTAAGCGGAACTGCTTTAAACAAACAAATTGGATCATTTACAGGTTCTTCTATACCAAAAGCAGATACGTTTGATATCGTAACTTATAACCTGGAGTTCTTTGGAACCGATGTAAAAGACAAGACGAATAAAGAATTTGGACCTACAGACGACGCGTTACAAATTGAAAATGTAGCAAAAGTAATGAACAAGTTAAATGCCGACGTTTACGTTGTTCAGGAAGTTTCGGATGAACCGGCTTTAGATGCTTTGGTACAAAAAATAAGCGTTAACGGTAAAACGTTCGATAAAGTAATTTCACCTTCATGGTCGTATTCTTTTAAACCGTTAGACCCAAATTTCCCACCTCAGAAATTAGTGGTGATTTACAATACGCAAACAGCAACGGTAAAAAACACCAGAGTAATGTTTAAAGATTTGTACGATCAGATCCGTGCTAAAACGGTAACACTAAATAGTTATCCAAGTCCTGATGGTGACGATGGAGATTTCTTCTCTTCAGGCCGTCTGCCTTATATGGTACAAATCGAAACCAATATTGGTGGGGTAAAAAAACTGCTTAATTTAGTAGATCTTCACGCACGTGCCAATAGCGGATCGGATATGAACAAATACAACATGCGTAAATACGATGCAAAAGTGTTAAAAGACAGTTTAGATACTTATTACGCCAATTCGAATTTGATTATTTTAGGAGACTATAACGATGATGTAGATGAATCAGTTATCAGTCCAAACCCTTCAACTTATAAGGTGTTTGTAGACGATGTGACCAATTATACGCCACTTACTTTAGAAATTAGTAAAGCGGGAGCTTACAGTTATTTAAGTTCAAATGGGTTTTTAGATCACATCATGATTTCAAATGAATTAAACGATCAGTACATTAAAAATTCAACTGCTGTTTATGATCCGCGTAACGATATTGCCAATTATACCAACACAACTTCAGACCACGGTCCTGTAATTGCTCGTTTTGAATTGAAACCAACATTATCTGTGATCGATTTTGAAACGAAGAACGGTTATTTTGTTCAGGCTTATCCTAATCCAACGACCGATGTTGTTAACGTGGTGGTGAAAACAGCTACTGATAAAAAGTTGAAATTAAAATTCTATGACCTTTCTGGTCATTTACTTGGAAACCCTGTTGAAATCAATGCGACACAGGATTTAAGCACAACGGCTGTTCCGGTAAGTTACCTGCAATCGGGAATCTACTTTTATACTTTAACCGAAAACAACAAAGTGGTTTACAAAGGAAAGATCATTAAGAAGTAA
- a CDS encoding pseudouridine synthase, producing the protein MHQHFLLFKPYGYLSQFIYELKRKKKLLGELYDFPEGTMAIGRLDEDSEGLLLLTTDGKVSELVRSKKVDKEYYVQVDGLITPEAIEALQKGVEIGFDGGKYKTKPCSAFIVTEIPDFGPRAKKIRDERHGPTSWASITINEGKFRQVRKMTAAVGFPTLRLVRVRIGNVYLQNLKAGDVLEVTEFQLDNE; encoded by the coding sequence ATGCACCAACACTTCCTTCTTTTTAAACCTTACGGTTATCTGAGTCAATTTATATACGAATTAAAAAGAAAGAAAAAGCTTTTAGGAGAGTTGTATGATTTCCCTGAAGGTACCATGGCAATCGGCCGACTTGATGAAGACTCCGAAGGACTTCTTTTACTCACGACGGACGGAAAGGTAAGCGAACTGGTGCGAAGCAAAAAAGTGGATAAAGAATATTACGTTCAGGTCGATGGCCTTATTACTCCTGAAGCAATTGAGGCATTACAAAAAGGCGTTGAAATAGGTTTTGATGGCGGCAAATATAAAACCAAACCCTGCTCGGCTTTTATCGTTACTGAGATTCCTGATTTTGGTCCGAGAGCCAAAAAAATCAGAGACGAGCGACATGGTCCAACCTCCTGGGCTTCGATCACCATAAATGAGGGCAAATTTCGTCAGGTTCGAAAAATGACGGCAGCCGTTGGATTTCCAACTTTAAGATTGGTTCGTGTTCGCATAGGAAATGTATATTTGCAAAACTTAAAGGCCGGAGATGTGCTGGAAGTAACCGAATTTCAATTAGATAATGAGTGA
- a CDS encoding MepB family protein: MTIKNSWTDLKILPKDLIIAKELLYDCCSLDVTQPHPEAESSDYDAYRFQFDQKQICYRTAKITPTKTGQFVTLWKRNATGIIEPFDFSDPIDFVIVSVRKDDLFGQFVFPKAVLLEKGIFTTPTKEGKRATRVYPPWDETTSKQAQKTQQWQLNYFHVITPNANPTAFKALF; the protein is encoded by the coding sequence ATGACCATCAAAAACAGTTGGACCGATCTGAAAATATTACCCAAAGATCTTATCATTGCTAAAGAATTGCTTTATGATTGTTGCAGTTTAGATGTTACCCAACCTCATCCGGAAGCAGAAAGCAGCGATTATGATGCGTATCGCTTTCAGTTCGATCAAAAGCAAATCTGCTACAGAACGGCAAAAATTACGCCTACGAAAACGGGACAATTTGTAACGTTATGGAAACGCAATGCAACAGGTATTATTGAACCATTTGATTTCTCAGACCCTATTGATTTTGTGATTGTGAGTGTCAGAAAGGATGATTTATTTGGACAATTTGTTTTTCCGAAAGCTGTTCTATTGGAAAAAGGGATTTTTACAACTCCGACAAAAGAAGGCAAAAGAGCCACCAGAGTTTATCCGCCCTGGGATGAAACCACAAGCAAACAGGCGCAGAAAACACAGCAATGGCAACTGAATTATTTTCACGTCATCACCCCCAACGCAAACCCGACAGCATTCAAAGCATTATTTTAA
- a CDS encoding iron chelate uptake ABC transporter family permease subunit, whose translation MIHKKRNIILFSVLGLALLFMFFLDISLGSVTIPFKEVYNSMTGNHASKSTWEYIIVNYRLPKAITAVLVGVGLSVSGLLMQTLFRNPLAGPDVLGLSSGAILAVAVVILGAGFLPSFLNSVLLSPFGIVLASTTGSVLVLMLVLLVAQRLRNTMAILIVGLMFGSFTSAIVGVLTYFSSAEQLQKFTFWSLGSLGNLSWTSISILAVCVVFGLFLSAGSIKPLNALLLGENYAKSMGLNYKRARLVIIFATSILAGSVTAFAGPIAFIGLAVPHIAKLTFQTSNHAVLYWSTFFYGGIIMLFCDMASQLPGLETTLPINAITSIIGAPIVVWLLMRKSNFQ comes from the coding sequence TTGATTCATAAAAAACGAAATATAATACTGTTTTCAGTACTCGGTCTGGCGCTGTTGTTTATGTTTTTCTTAGACATTAGTCTGGGGTCAGTCACCATACCTTTTAAGGAAGTGTATAATAGTATGACCGGAAACCACGCCAGTAAATCGACCTGGGAATACATTATTGTTAATTATCGCCTGCCCAAAGCAATTACAGCAGTTTTGGTTGGAGTGGGATTGTCTGTAAGCGGTTTGCTGATGCAGACGCTGTTTCGAAATCCGTTGGCAGGACCTGATGTTCTTGGACTAAGTTCGGGAGCAATTCTGGCAGTCGCAGTTGTAATTTTGGGTGCGGGTTTTCTGCCTTCATTTTTAAATTCGGTTTTGTTATCGCCATTCGGAATCGTACTGGCCTCTACAACGGGAAGTGTTTTGGTTTTGATGCTGGTACTGCTGGTTGCACAGCGTTTGCGGAATACGATGGCAATTTTAATTGTCGGATTAATGTTTGGGAGTTTTACCAGTGCTATCGTTGGGGTTTTGACGTATTTTAGTTCGGCGGAACAACTGCAGAAATTTACCTTTTGGTCGTTGGGAAGTCTCGGGAATCTTTCCTGGACTTCGATTTCGATTTTGGCGGTTTGTGTTGTTTTTGGACTGTTTTTGAGTGCCGGAAGTATCAAACCGTTAAATGCATTGCTTTTAGGTGAAAATTACGCCAAAAGTATGGGACTAAATTACAAGAGAGCCCGACTGGTGATTATTTTTGCGACCAGTATTCTGGCCGGAAGTGTTACTGCTTTTGCGGGGCCAATTGCCTTTATAGGTCTGGCGGTACCCCACATTGCAAAGCTGACATTTCAAACTAGTAATCACGCAGTTTTATACTGGAGTACTTTTTTTTACGGAGGAATAATCATGTTGTTTTGCGATATGGCATCACAACTACCGGGATTAGAAACCACCCTGCCAATTAATGCCATCACTTCTATAATTGGTGCACCAATTGTCGTTTGGTTACTCATGCGAAAAAGTAATTTTCAATAA
- a CDS encoding DNA recombination protein RmuC translates to MSELLPYLLAFVVALCLGIYLGKLLFAARFQSEKVSLEERLKATVNQLQLQKEQLENERRGFEKQLYSISSEKENIRTEKDSLAIQLSKKEVDFENLWERHKEQKNEVSELQEKFTKEFENLANKILEEKSAKFTEQNSENMKSILLPLQDKIQGFEQKVEQTHKESIDYHAALRQQILGLSEMNAQMSKETLNLTKALKGDSKMQGNWGELVLERVLEKSGLEKGREYEVQQSFTNAEGNRVLPDVVINLPDGKKMIVDSKVSLVAYEKWINEESELLKVDFLKEHVNSIKRHVEQLGGKNYHDLYQIESPDFVLLFIPIEPAFAIALNEDSTLYNKAFDRNIVIVTPTTLLATLRTIDSMWTNQKQQENAFEIARQAGALYDKFEGFVTDLVRIGNKIKDTKTEYENAMSKLVDGRGNLVSSVEKLKKMGAKAKKALPENIIARASNSDENQSLN, encoded by the coding sequence ATGTCTGAACTTCTTCCGTACTTGTTGGCTTTTGTAGTAGCGTTATGCTTGGGGATATACTTAGGGAAATTGTTGTTTGCCGCTCGATTTCAATCCGAAAAAGTAAGTCTGGAAGAAAGGCTGAAGGCAACTGTCAATCAATTGCAACTACAGAAAGAGCAGTTGGAAAATGAAAGAAGAGGTTTTGAGAAACAGCTTTATTCCATCAGTTCGGAAAAAGAAAACATACGAACCGAAAAAGACAGTCTGGCGATTCAGCTTTCTAAAAAAGAGGTCGATTTTGAAAACTTGTGGGAACGTCACAAAGAACAAAAAAATGAAGTCAGCGAACTGCAGGAGAAATTTACCAAAGAGTTTGAAAATTTAGCCAATAAAATTCTCGAGGAAAAATCGGCAAAATTTACCGAACAAAACAGTGAAAACATGAAAAGTATCCTGTTGCCTTTACAGGATAAAATTCAGGGTTTTGAACAAAAAGTAGAACAAACACACAAAGAGAGTATCGATTACCATGCGGCTTTGCGCCAGCAGATTCTGGGACTGAGTGAAATGAATGCCCAAATGAGTAAAGAGACCTTAAATTTAACCAAAGCTTTGAAAGGCGACAGTAAAATGCAGGGGAACTGGGGGGAATTGGTTTTGGAACGTGTTTTAGAAAAATCAGGTTTAGAAAAAGGAAGAGAATACGAAGTACAGCAAAGCTTTACCAATGCGGAAGGGAACAGAGTTTTACCCGATGTTGTAATCAATTTGCCCGACGGTAAAAAGATGATCGTCGATTCGAAAGTTTCGCTGGTGGCCTATGAAAAATGGATCAATGAAGAATCGGAGCTCCTCAAAGTAGATTTTCTCAAAGAACATGTAAACTCTATTAAAAGACATGTCGAGCAGTTGGGAGGTAAAAATTACCACGATTTGTATCAGATTGAGAGCCCCGATTTTGTGCTGCTGTTTATCCCGATTGAACCTGCGTTTGCGATTGCTTTAAACGAAGATTCGACTTTGTACAATAAAGCATTTGACCGAAACATCGTTATTGTCACCCCCACAACCTTACTGGCAACTTTACGAACGATTGACAGTATGTGGACGAACCAAAAGCAACAGGAAAACGCCTTTGAAATTGCCAGACAGGCAGGAGCCCTTTACGATAAATTTGAAGGTTTTGTAACCGATCTGGTACGAATAGGAAATAAAATAAAAGATACCAAAACGGAGTACGAAAATGCCATGAGCAAGCTCGTAGACGGAAGAGGGAATTTAGTTTCAAGTGTCGAAAAATTAAAGAAAATGGGGGCGAAAGCCAAAAAGGCGCTCCCCGAAAATATTATTGCAAGAGCTTCGAATTCAGATGAAAATCAATCTTTAAATTAA